A window of Glycine soja cultivar W05 chromosome 2, ASM419377v2, whole genome shotgun sequence genomic DNA:
TGCAGTTTGTGAATAAGCTTATTTACTGACCTAATTGGTTTGATTCCTTGCTTCTTCGGTTCTGATATAGAATATTCTTAATCTGTATGCAGGTCCATGATGCTTCTGCTGATATGGAAAACCATTCACCTTCTAAACGTCTACCTGATGGTTCCAAAAGGATCCGGGTTCCACATTTACTCAGTGAAGAGGTAATATAGCATGTGTTACTATACTTCTTTTCTTGGCTTGTGCGGAAAAGTTAAAAGCATATTACTAGGAAGCTCTCCAAtaacaaaaaactaataattaacatttgtcgataaaaaaaattggtgtttGTTTCAACCCCCTTGCAGAAAAGAAAATCTTGATTTAGAACCAGCATAGTTTTTCTTAACTTGGTTCTATGTTTTGCATTGTTACACACactgattttattttcaattttgttcaTTTGCAGTCCCCTGAACCTGAAAAAAAACGAAGGAGGATCGAGAGACAGCTTTGTAATGTACTTCTGGACTGAAATTTGTATTCCCTCTTAACACTGAGTCTAATGTATACATGTGCGATGTCGTACCTTATTTAAATTCCAGATGCATTTATGCATCCCTAGTTACCAAACAGGTCATAGCCTTTCTAGTTAGGCTCTCAAATTGGCACCCTAGAACTGTCTTCTTATTAGAGGTGTTCATGTTAAACATATTTGTTGTATGATATTTGGATGACtgtctcattttttaataaaatttaatatttttttatggaggCAACATATTTGTTGTATGGGGCAATAGCATACAAGTGTTAATATACGTGCCCtacttcataattttttttgtagataGATTAGGGAGTAAAAAAGCTAGTCTGAGTGCTTGATTAAGTTCAAGTTTTTGAAGGTGATAAATAGCatataatttcaagagtctttGAAGGTGGTAAATACCATGAAAAGTTAAGGAGTGAAATACAATTTAGACTTTGATTCACAAGGAAAGATTGACATGATTATTATCATGGACAAGGATTGGAAGGAAAGTATATAGATGTGAAATGTATtgaattcaaaaattaatttttaaaattatcggTCGCTCTGAAAATTATTGTTAGTCCTTATAAAATCAGaaacatttctaaaaaaaagttttgggaAGATTTGGAGGTGTTGGTTTAAAGCTTTTCAGAAGAAAATATTCTTATAGggtctaaaaaaaatcttataggaaagaatctaaataaaaatgttaataagaTAAGTCAATTTATAGGAGTTTTTAGGGGCTTTGGTTATAAAGATGTCTTATAGGAAAGATTGTATATTATTTaacaagagttcaagaatcaaatgaTGGTAGTGTAAGGGTGATACACATTCTTACTAAGAAGATATTGGAGGATAGTAATTAGGAATCGCAAGTTATTATTGCTAATCTTGTTTGGGATTAGATGTTTAAAAAGTTTAGGAATGTTGCTAAAATATTTAGTTGCTAAAATAATCTTAGagtgaattaaaatgttttagatTGAAACTTATTAGTATGTCCCAAGTTTTATCTTATGGCAGTCCTTTTCTCTTACATCAACAACTTCACTCACCTATCATTTAGTACATTACactttaatttaacttttatgtAGTCTTTGCTGGAGTCCAACTCTTAATGAAAGTACTAATTGTTCTAACTTAAATACAAGAAAATAATTCAAAGTAAAAGATtagtattagttttttttaatcaacaaatATTAGTTAGTTTGTTAGATCTTATTAATTGAAGGACTTAAACCTgtggtttttctattttttcttctcttttctctaCTAAATATTGTATGTTTGACTAGTATTTTAGGTGGGAGAACTTCACGtaccatattattttttattttacttaatataGGAGTCATAAGCCATAACACACCTTTAAGCTTGATCCATTCTTCTGGAGTGGGTTCGATTTGGCAGAAATGGTAGTGAAGGGAGGTTGTGGTGGTCACGGAAAGAGAGTAGTAGGTAATAATTTTCGACGCACAAATCtgctggtattttttttttttgtatggagttaataatttttcatggACTAATCCCTAGGTAATTTCCCACAAACAAATATGAGTGTAAACATAATGTTTATTATAGATTTTGTTTGTCAGAATTTATCGACGGATAAGTCACCTttgttagtaatatttttttacaacgaTATTACCTTGGTCATTgggcttaaatattttttttctgtaatttagtttttatttttataagtttatttttctaattttagttataataaatttatatattttttttaattttagtccttgtaaaatactttgtttatttttagtcttatgAACtctataaatgaaaatattataatctTAAATGAACTAAATTGAGAAAACATAAacttataagaaaaatgaacaaaacGACTTATAgccaataaaatttaaaaaacaccaACTTATccagactaaaattaaaaataaaataaaattacagtaataaaaaataaaaaagtattaacctacaagaacaaaaatatatttaacccatgatttttttatctatgtattatttgttgataaaaaaatccattttccACGGATTTTTGGAGTTACCAGCAAATTTGGTTAATTGATAGTATCAAAATTTCTTATAGCCTTTGTATTAACACTCTTATTTTAGAACTCGTGAATTCGATTTTCATCTCCAGCCCTATGTTTCTGtggaaataaagaagaaaatggagaggagagatagaaagaaaacaccattattttttactattttgataATCGAATTTTTACTGTTTGTTTgagtaatgaaaatattttttttaaaaggtccCATGTATAAGAACATTTCCCCTTTAATTgccatgaaacaaaaataataatttcatgttAGGAAAAAGTAATatgttaactttttaaaatacttttgttttaaattgattttttctaaCTAGTAGTACAATTTTttcatacattttatttattttactcattCTTTCACTAATCTAAACGGAGAGAAACTTTTCAACTTGATTTCCTATTTCTATTCATTCAAATAATACATCTATTCTTATAACTGCGTTcataaaagttattattttattcttataattactTTCACAAATGATccactaatttttattattatttatattaaaaaaaatgagtaattaaacatGGAGCGTCTATTTTTCCCTAGTttcttataatgttttttttttttcattcttatttgttactttaacattttatatactattatctctgtcttttttatatatataaaaggggaTCAACCCCAAAAAATTACTAGAAACCACGAGAAAAAACAGTTGACGATAGATCAACCATTACGGTGTTTAGGATAAAAGACggagcaaaataaaaaatgcacaaTGTTCTGCACAAGTCCATAACATGGATGAGTTTTGCAGTAGCCACGCTTAATCAAATTGATGGCAACCTCAGAGTCAGATCATTCAACACCAAATCACGAAATCCTCTACTCCAAGCAAtactattttctctctctctcttttaataAGAAtatcattgaaaaaataataattaatatcattttaaaatgactgacaaatacaaaaatttctccaagagtgataaataaaataaaggagatagtaattttaatctatggctaaattcatttttaattgtagATTTTAAATTGGAACATGTcataagaaataattataagTGAAAAAAACAGGGCCTCGTGTCTCTTTCTCAGTTGCTCAAATGAAAAAGTATATAGTACTATAGTGGCTAGCTTCTCAAACCATATGATAATGGCCAGCAGTTTCTGTGCGTTATTTTCAATCACCACGGTACCTAGTATAGagaaaaggaacaaaaaaatataccgAAATTCATAAAATGTCCTTTAATAGCTTGGCAAGTTTAAGTGGATTTAAACAAGCTTCCACAAATGGTGAAGCAACAATTGTGGTTCAAACTAGCACAGAGGTATTTCTTTGCACAACCATACATTgcaagtaatttttttcatgaCAAATTctgaaataattgaaaataatttgcgTTTGGTAATCATATAGAAATTGTCAGAAGAATATATCACTGTCGTATTAAAGAGTCATTTATTCGGTGACAATGACTCATTATCGTATTAAAGAGTCATTAATTCAGTAACATTGACTCATCAGTAACGTTGCTTAAGGTCGGAAGATCCCTTTACCCTACCTAAAAGTGCGAAAAATTGTTAAACTACATGGCGCATCTCAAATTGTGTTTGGATCAagcttgaattttaaaattgattttgattaaaattaattttaaagtaatatcatttatatttgaatgtttttattataaaataaagtgaaaaataaaatttaatacaaaattttggatcaaatataaaagttatttaaaattattttaattcaaagtcaattttaaactcaaaattaattttacaacatGAAACCAAACCCCAATCAATAACTTATTTGTTGcatgatgaaaattaaattgcatAACGTGGATTCatatactaattaaaaagtACTAGTTGTATACAAATGTGAAGGGGTACGTGCCTCCtgtaaatggaaaaaaaaatgcgtATAATTAACGTTATTGTAAATTGACTTTTTGGGCTTCTAATGCAATATGCTGTATCATCAAACACCGGATGGGGAATGTTAAATATCTTTTATAGGAGAAATTGGAGAAGTACGAGGGGATCAATTTGGCTTGTTTAGTAAGACTGCAAGaggaaaagagaatgaaaataatttaaaaaataattatttttatcagtcAAATAAcaactttcataaaaaaattaaaaatgataaaatttattttactaattttcaCACATTTTTACTTATCTTTCTCCTTATGTCTCCAACCAAACATCTTTATTTCTACTACCAACAGTTTAGGTCTTTAGATATAAAGTCTGCAGTATTTTCAAACCGATCACTTTTTCTAGGTGATATTGTATGGTTACACAAACTAAGTTTAACTGGTTTTATATATGATTCAGAGAAATGAATGATCATATATAGCACATACACTAGCCATCATGCACCGAATTTTCCATTAATAAATGGCACCAAAATGAAAGACCATTTATTtgggaaattaattttttttagagaaatacttaggaaaataataaataatatgaatgaaTTTTCGTAATCAGGAGtggaacaaaaattaaaatttgcattGATGGGAAGAACTTTAGGGGTAGGAAAATGGTCTCCTAATTCAAAGTAGataaaatctttaaatttaaagacaaatattatataaaaaaacttacattTATAATtcaatagaagaaaataaacacTTAGATACATGATTTTTCTAGTTATTAGACCTTATCTTCTTTCATTGGATCAActtcttgaaattgaaaaaagtatattttgttAGACATTTATTCTTCAACtctacagtttttttttctcttttggccCCAAAATTTTTATGACCCCTGTATTAGTGATGAAAGCAATTTTCGTaactaattcttttttattttattctcttatgTTTAATTATAAGGCTTTTTGCaggtttaattttgatatttgtgAATGTATAAGACATTTTAAATTAGAGTAATATCATTCATAtagtaaatttatataataattttatttttctctttatctcATTTCATCGTACATATTAGCCATCTTATCTTACATTCTCTCTTATAATAACTCTTACGATAATTTTATACataaggagaaaaataaaagaagacagATTGTGTcgcaataaaaagaaaaaaaataagtttatatatatatatatatatatatatatatatatatatatatatagagagagagagagagagagagagagagagagagagattgttatagtttttatatataataataataataataatgaaattaaaagaattataaaGTAAACTTATATCAATAAGCATGCATAAATGCTCTTTGAGCGTGCACATGATCCTGTCCCCCAATCCATCATGTTCAGGGAACATTTCAAGTACTAGCTACTCGGTTTCTagacctaaaacaaaagctagcGTCCATGCAATACATTTTTAATagtatactaataaaaaaatttgattaatacAAGGAATCAATGAAAACggggtgagaaaaaaaaaagacaacatgaaaagtagaaaatgaaaaatatatagctACTACAACAGACAagcaaattaataaacttattattatgCAAGCACACAAGTAAAGAAATAAGAAAGTCTTGCAACATAATTTAGAGTCATTATCGTTTGTGTTCATAATTTATACTTACGACATCTCacaactttgtttgaaatatatattatataacaaaCCATAATGATACACAGATTTacttaactatattttttaacaccCTGCTCTCTCCCTCTGTGTCTGCTGCAGCTTAACCTTGCTTCAGTTACTAAGTCAACTAGGCACCGCTAATGATGATGGAGCAGATTTTGGACTGGTAACTACTAGTCTAGCTCCTGTTCTTGCATTTCTCCACGGCTCTTGGTGCTGAGGCACaataaattaaacaagtttctttttcagaatatgttaatttaatttctttgaatTAAATTGTTAGGAGTACAATTCTTTACCTACATGTGAAACAATTAATGGTCCGCATATGACTTAATGGAAGGATTAATTATACATGGAATCATGACTAATAAGTAGGGTTTCTTTTTTGAAGTAAAAAGTACTAGTAAAGTAAAAGTACGAAAGAGAAATTAAGATACTAACCCAGTCCAATAGCTTCCTTTCCTTTCATGATACGTAAACGCTTGCATGATTCAACAAACATCCTGGTtgacataaagaaaaaaaaaagcatgataTTTATAgttatgtaataattaattacataataatgGGGCAGTACTCAAAATATATGGGAGGCTGTTTCGAAAAAATTTCATGGTTTATCAATGCTATATGTGCGTGCTCATAGTCATCTGGAAAAAAATGACACCTCAAAATACATATTGTATATATTATGACGTTTCTTGGTGCaccaataattaaacaaaataacaacacTAATTGGTATAGCATAATAAAAGGATATACTTATTCTCATGCACATGgacatgattaaaaaattaagatgataACACATTATTTCCTTAGAACATGCATAATATTTTACGCAAAGTTTCTTGGATAAGGACTTGTTTGAAGTAACATTGCGATGTGCATATCAAGTTCATGTCTTCTTTTTTCTGCCTTTCGTGTTCCATATTCTTTTTCATTGAAACTATTACAAGGTCAAATTATTGCAACCAAAATAATTTATGGTCATCaagtggagaaaaaaaaaaaacttactccCATGGCACATCACCGACAAGCATCCAGTCGCCATCCCTGTCTTCATAGGTCGGGACATAGTCGGAGCTGTTCAAAAGATCCATCAACTTGCTCTCATTCATGAAATCCTTGAAGCCTTGGGATTCACAATTTCCTTAAATATATCAAGAACACACCAATAATTAATACTACATCGAATAAGCTGCGCGATTCAATTTTATATTCACAAATACGATTACTTCCCTTGccatgaaatcaaatttaagatccatatgttttttatgattttattaaaaacaaacagACTCGATAGATTTCAAtagtacaaaataattttatattataaattattatcatatatatatatatatatatatatatatatatatatatatatatatatatattaaatttgttaatttttatataattatttttaaaaatatactaatttgtTAACCGTGTAAAAAATATGACCGTGTACAGTTATTAAAttctatattaaatatatatgaatgttATCTTAATCAGTATTTAAACAAAAGGAACAcatatattcataattttttataagctaCATAAACAACATTAATGTGTGGTAAATTGATTAGTTACCAATGGTGAAGGAGCTAAACATTTTGCCCAAGGCATCAGAGAGCTCTGGGTAACTCTTGTACATCTTCAAGTCAACTTTGCGGAGGTAAGGTGCTCCATCCATGCTAACTTTGACAAAGCTTGCATTAGGGCTGCTCTTTTCGCTTTCCTCTCCGCCGCTGCTCTTTTGGGCTGCGAACATGTTCTTCCGGAAAGACCTCACGGGTGGCCATCCCACCACTTGCGCCCTAAAGTgttcattttgttttgattCATTAATATTCGTATAATCACTTCATAGTTAGAGGGGTTGGGGATGGAATTATGCATataatgaaactaaaattaaatcaattaatcatatatatatatatatagtcagtTTCCTTGAAGAACTAGTTGATTAGccttaaaattcataattaactTGGCTGCACATCAAGACTGAGAATATGGAAAATTTGGTTTCTGTTTATGGCCATGTTAATCCAATTCTCTCT
This region includes:
- the LOC114389586 gene encoding auxin-induced protein AUX28-like, which encodes MVFEETELRLGLGLCLPGNGTTATTEAAAAELGVRKRGFSETETDETATVDLMLNLSPKEAAAADGADPREKPKTSPKEKTLLLPDPAKPPAKAQVVGWPPVRSFRKNMFAAQKSSGGEESEKSSPNASFVKVSMDGAPYLRKVDLKMYKSYPELSDALGKMFSSFTIGNCESQGFKDFMNESKLMDLLNSSDYVPTYEDRDGDWMLVGDVPWEMFVESCKRLRIMKGKEAIGLAPRAVEKCKNRS